TTTGGGATTATTTTGACAAAATGTCTGAGAAACGGGCTGAGGTTAACAGCGGAATTTTTCATTTTTATGCATGGCGACAGGAGTATAGTTCCGTCAGTATCGTTATATGCAGCAACACTCAGAGCTACCAGTCCGCCCATTGATTCACCAAGAATATAAACTTTTTTACAGTTTCTTCTTAATATAAAATATCCGTATCTTGCAGATTCGTACCAGTCCTCATATGTGGTGAGGTTCAGGTTTGCCGGTTCTGAACCATGCCCAGCAACACGAACCTGATAAGTTGAAAAACCGGCTTTCTGAAGATAATCAGCTAAAGGCTGCATCTCCAGAGGCGACCCTGTAAAGCCATGAACAATGAGTACACCTACATCTCCGCCTTTATAAAACTGTGGGTAGTTTTCGGGCAGCCGGACATCCTCCGATTCTGCTTTTTTAAAATCAAGGTCGGAAAGTTCTCCGTCATCAACTTCGCTCAGGTCAATAAAAGGCATAAGTTCATATTGTGGTCTTCCGGAAAACATGTAAATCACCGTAAATATAATTAGTATTATCAGCCACGCATACTTTCTCATAAAATATTAAAGGATTTTCCCTTTCATACCATCATAAAGCACGTCATAGAGCTCTTTTTTGTTGCTGTCATATCTGGACGTAAAGTGGAAAAAACGGGCAAAATCTGCACCACTTTCTCTGAAAATATACTTT
This window of the Denitrovibrio acetiphilus DSM 12809 genome carries:
- a CDS encoding alpha/beta hydrolase, which gives rise to MFSGRPQYELMPFIDLSEVDDGELSDLDFKKAESEDVRLPENYPQFYKGGDVGVLIVHGFTGSPLEMQPLADYLQKAGFSTYQVRVAGHGSEPANLNLTTYEDWYESARYGYFILRRNCKKVYILGESMGGLVALSVAAYNDTDGTILLSPCIKMKNSAVNLSPFLRHFVKIIPKVEAGDWKKELRHIYYDKWPVEGIYQLLMYTKYISTHMEKMDFPMLGFQFMNDAVVSGKATKEFFENAPAEDKKLIIFPNKKMKNHILVSEKNVYREEMFTTIAEWLNERGANDVK